A region of the Pueribacillus theae genome:
TTCATGTTTTTTCTGCATAGCAGCCTGAAATTGTTCTACATGGCGGATACTGACTTCAGGATCGGTATTGTGCGCAAAGAAGAGTTTTAGCAACAGTTCGATTCGCATCGGATAAATACCGGCAGGCTCACTCAGCCAGTTTACCAACTCATTACGGCCGGCTTCAGTTATCGTGTAAATGTTTCGCTTAGGCCTTCCTTCTTGTGACTCAGTGTGGCAAGTTGCTAAACCTTCCTCAACAAACTGCTTAAGAATTGGGTAGATTTGGGCAAACCCTTCACTCCAAAAGTTTGCTACTCCTTTTTCAAGATTTTTCTTAATGTCATACCCAGACATAGGCTTTAAGCTTAACATGCCCAGCACAGCATATCTGCTTTTATTTCTAGACATTTCAACCTCCTATATAATATATATATAAATAAAATATATATGTCAATAGACTTTTTTTAAACGAAAACACTTTGAAAGTTTTTAAGAATGAAAGATCCCTTGAGAATCTTTTTATTTTTCTATTTGATACAATAAGGATAAAAAATAGTTTCTTGAGGAGTGGCAGCCTATCTTTCTATCTGCTTTTATTACTTGCAGCATTGTCAGCCTGCTCTTTTTCTTGTTCGGGTATTTGATTTGGAAAAAGAAGATGCTTTTTTTAATCGCGGGCTATGATGAAGAGACATTTGTTGGAGATAAAGAAAAGTTAGCAAAAATGACAGGCATTTTTAGTATATTCATCGGTGTGATTACGTTCGTTCTACCATTTGGCCTTGAAACAATTGGTTCAATTAGCGGAATTGTTTATACCGTCATCATTCTAATCTCTACCATTATTTTTGTTATAAAAATAAATATGAAAAATTGATCCTGAAGGGTGTAGGGCAAACTTTATGGCTAAATGTATTGCCCAATTCATAATATTAAGAAAGTTGATTGCCTTCATGTAAGTTTAGATAATATATATTAAACAAATATTTACTGGTTCCAAAAGTAGCTAATTGCCATACTTATACCCAATAACGATAATTAAGACGTAGGCAATAAAAATGAAAGCAATAAGGTTTAAAATCAATAATACCCCTTTAGTCCAACCATTACCTTTGAATGCAAATATTGCTCCAGCCAAAGGTAATAAAACTAAGAATGCGACTTCTAATTTACCAAAAAAACCATAAAACAAAAGCCCTGGTCCCCAGCTGTACAACAAAACAAAAGAAATTAATAAAATAAGCGAGAATACACTATACTTATACATGAAATAAATGCCCTCCCCATTAACTAACACTTTAACATAGTATTCTGATTGTTAAGAATTTTACGTGGCCATTCTGATGATAAACTAATTGTTTGAGAAGAAAGAATTTGATACACAACAACTGGGAAATAAGTTTCATCACATTTATTGAAACTTAACTTCCTTGATTTTTTAAGGAGCAAAATCACCAAAATACTTATAAGCAATTAATACGGAAAGTGTAAGAAAAATATACAAGAATGCTATAAGGTTTAAAATTATTAATACCCATTTACTCCAGCCTTTAGACTTGAAAGCAAAAGCTGTTCCAAACAAGGGTAATAAGATTAATAAGACAACCTCTAATTTACCAAAAAAACCATAAAGCCAAAGACTTGGTCCCCTTATGCAGTAAATCAGAACATAACTAATTAAGAAAATAAATGAAATCACATTATACTTATACATTAAATAAATCCCCTCCCCAATAATTAACACTTTAACTTAATATTCTGATTGTTCAGAACTTTATCGTGGCCATTCTGATAATAAACTAATTGTTTCAGAAGAAAGAATTTGATACGCAACAACTGGGAAATAAGCTTCATAAACATCACATTTATTGATACTTAACTTTCTTGAGTTTTTAAGGAGCAAAATCACCAAAATACCTATATCCAATAACCATGATTAAGACCCAAGCAAAATAACAAAAGGCAATGAAGTTTAGGATCATTAATATCCATTTGCTCCAACCTTTACCTTTGAATGCGAAAATTGCTCCAATCAAAGGTAATACAAAGATTAAGATAAGCCCAAATGTGCTGCCAGCAACATAAAGATAAAGGTCTGTTATTCGGATAACCAAGATGAAAACTAATAGGAAAACAAACGCAAAAATATTATATTTATACATAGGTACCCCCAAGTTCTATTTTGCTACCATTCTAACACAAAATTCAGATAATTATGAATCTCGTTGTCATTTCTATAAGACAATAAAAAGATAATGTTAAAAAATAGAGAAAGAGGTAAATGAATTTGAAGAGAAAATACGGTTTAATGTCTATTATTTTGTGCATTTTAGGGTTGTTGTTGATTTACTTTAATTCATTAAGTCAAGAAGGTATAATAGGAGTTTACTTTTTTATTGGGATAATTTTTTGGATAGCAAGTATTGTGTTAGGCATTGGAGGAATTGCATTAAAGGAAAAAGGTTGTTTAAAGTACATGGGAATATTAATTATTTTTCTAATTCTTATAGGTTACGCGTTACTAATTATTCTGTTTGCCATTACGGGATTTGGTGCATAGAAAGCTTTTAAGTGCAAAGTATAGCATTAAATTAATTATTATCAAAAAGCAATATTTCTTGGTTTCTTGTTCATTGACGGACACATCACCGAAATATATTTAATTTTCTAAAAAGTGGTG
Encoded here:
- a CDS encoding DUF3784 domain-containing protein, with the translated sequence MFLSAFITCSIVSLLFFLFGYLIWKKKMLFLIAGYDEETFVGDKEKLAKMTGIFSIFIGVITFVLPFGLETIGSISGIVYTVIILISTIIFVIKINMKN